One genomic segment of Micromonospora sp. WMMC415 includes these proteins:
- a CDS encoding bifunctional diguanylate cyclase/phosphodiesterase, which translates to MAAVPEPGGHDVSRAGARGYAAEWARAVRRLGFVPLSAGETERLLHLHTVRLARALLAEPFSTRPAADVGRALVEAHLTEPGVLDWSVRALGDRFVAQVLPDRAPTAGTADRVAATQGALAAGFARALRDRTFAQQERIARSAWQARDEVEQALRDSEARFRAVFTGAAMGIGIAGVDGRIIDVNQAFADMLGYSIDELRQINVASLFHPDDAAGMWELYQELIEGKHDSARVEKRYYRKDGSVVWTDLAVSLIRYDDGRPRFTVAMVEDITERYELQQRLRFQALHDPLTGLPNRTLFFETLGLVLDTTDAERRVGLCFLDLDGFKAVNDSLGHDLGDQLLMAIARRLADCVAGRGHLVARMGGDEFVILVDDAEEIDDVVAVAEAALAAVAAPVRIGDHQLAVSASVGIVECPVGATSASELMKAADTTLYWAKAEGRSRWAVWDPERSARDIARSALVAGLPAALDRGEFVLHYQPIVSLLEGSMVAVEALVRWQHPELGLVGPDRFIGLAEETGLIVQLGEWVLRRACRDAEAWRSAFPEAQLVVSVNLAARQAEDPAIVDTVADALACSGLPAGLLQLELTESAVMGTAGEPLRSLHRLAGLGVRLAIDDFGTGYSNLAYLRRLPIHCLKLAGPFVEGIRGDGPEAVAGHRDERIVDALVRLAHALELWVTAEAVETEVQAERLRALRCDTGQGRWFGPPAPAAEITARLRGEGT; encoded by the coding sequence GTGGCCGCCGTCCCGGAGCCGGGCGGGCACGACGTCAGCCGGGCCGGCGCCCGGGGGTACGCGGCCGAGTGGGCCCGTGCCGTGCGCCGGCTCGGCTTCGTGCCGCTGAGCGCCGGTGAGACGGAGCGGCTGCTGCACCTGCACACCGTCCGGCTGGCGCGGGCTCTGCTCGCCGAGCCGTTCTCGACCCGCCCGGCCGCCGACGTCGGTCGGGCGCTGGTCGAGGCGCACCTGACCGAGCCGGGTGTGCTCGACTGGTCCGTGCGGGCCCTCGGCGACCGCTTCGTCGCCCAGGTGCTGCCCGACCGGGCGCCCACGGCCGGGACGGCCGACCGCGTCGCCGCGACGCAGGGCGCGCTGGCGGCCGGGTTCGCCCGCGCGCTGCGCGACCGCACCTTCGCCCAGCAGGAGCGGATCGCCCGCTCCGCCTGGCAGGCCCGGGACGAGGTGGAGCAGGCGCTGCGCGACAGTGAGGCCCGCTTCCGTGCGGTGTTCACCGGCGCGGCCATGGGCATCGGCATCGCCGGCGTCGACGGTCGGATCATCGACGTCAACCAGGCCTTCGCCGACATGCTCGGCTACTCCATCGACGAGCTGCGGCAGATCAACGTGGCGTCGCTGTTCCACCCCGACGACGCGGCCGGCATGTGGGAGCTGTACCAGGAGCTGATCGAGGGCAAACACGACTCCGCCCGGGTCGAGAAGCGCTACTACCGCAAGGACGGCAGCGTCGTCTGGACGGACCTGGCCGTCTCGCTGATCCGGTACGACGACGGCCGCCCCCGGTTCACGGTGGCGATGGTCGAGGACATCACCGAGCGGTACGAGCTCCAGCAGCGGCTCCGCTTCCAGGCGTTGCACGACCCGCTCACCGGCCTGCCCAACCGCACCCTCTTCTTCGAGACCCTCGGCCTGGTCCTCGACACCACCGACGCCGAGCGCCGCGTCGGCCTCTGCTTCCTCGACCTGGACGGCTTCAAGGCGGTCAACGACAGCCTCGGCCACGACCTCGGCGACCAGTTGCTGATGGCGATCGCCCGCCGGCTGGCCGACTGCGTCGCCGGTCGCGGCCATCTGGTCGCCCGGATGGGCGGCGACGAGTTCGTCATCCTGGTCGACGACGCGGAGGAGATCGACGACGTGGTGGCGGTGGCCGAGGCCGCCCTGGCCGCTGTCGCCGCCCCGGTCCGCATCGGTGACCACCAGCTCGCGGTCTCGGCGAGTGTCGGTATCGTCGAGTGCCCGGTCGGCGCGACCAGCGCTTCGGAGCTGATGAAGGCCGCCGACACCACGCTGTACTGGGCCAAGGCCGAGGGGCGGAGCCGGTGGGCGGTGTGGGATCCGGAGCGCAGCGCTCGGGACATCGCCCGTTCCGCGCTCGTCGCCGGGCTGCCGGCGGCCCTGGACCGGGGCGAGTTCGTGCTGCACTACCAGCCGATCGTGTCCCTGCTGGAGGGCTCGATGGTGGCCGTCGAGGCGCTCGTCCGCTGGCAGCATCCCGAGCTGGGCCTGGTCGGCCCGGACCGGTTCATCGGCCTGGCCGAGGAGACCGGCCTGATCGTCCAGCTCGGCGAGTGGGTGCTGCGGCGGGCGTGCCGGGACGCGGAGGCGTGGCGGAGCGCGTTCCCCGAGGCCCAGCTGGTGGTGAGTGTCAACCTCGCGGCCCGGCAGGCGGAGGACCCGGCCATCGTGGACACGGTCGCCGACGCGCTGGCGTGCAGCGGTCTCCCCGCCGGGCTGTTGCAGCTGGAGCTGACCGAGAGCGCCGTGATGGGGACCGCCGGGGAGCCGCTGCGGTCGCTGCACCGCCTGGCCGGGTTGGGCGTACGGCTGGCGATCGACGACTTCGGGACCGGGTACTCGAACCTGGCGTACCTGCGCCGGCTGCCGATCCACTGCCTGAAGCTCGCCGGTCCGTTCGTGGAGGGCATCCGTGGCGACGGTCCGGAGGCGGTGGCCGGCCACCGGGACGAGCGGATCGTGGACGCCCTGGTCCGGTTGGCGCACGCCCTGGAGCTGTGGGTGACGGCCGAGGCGGTGGAGACCGAGGTGCAGGCCGAACGGCTGCGGGCGCTGCGCTGCGACACCGGGCAGGGGCGCTGGTTCGGTCCGCCGGCGCCCGCGGCCGAGATCACCGCCCGGCTCCGCGGGGAGGGGACGTGA
- a CDS encoding SAM-dependent methyltransferase: MQMPDGLPAEIDLSRPSAARVYDYFLGGAHNFEIDRQLAEQIASMTPNLAGTMRAGREFLRRAVRVLLDAGIDQFLDIGSGIPTVGNVHEVAQSTNPKARVVYVDIDPVAVAHSRELLVGNDLTGVVHADLREPERILAESRESGLLDFNRPLGILLAGVVHFIPDADRPGDILATLRAAAAPGSHLVISHSTYEDQPQEMLDAQRLSARTDTEITLRSRAEITGFFGDWTILEPGVVHMPLWRPDSPSDVDDKPEQFGAFGGVARYDRPAG, encoded by the coding sequence GTGCAGATGCCGGACGGACTTCCCGCCGAGATCGACCTCTCCCGGCCCAGCGCGGCACGGGTGTACGACTACTTCCTGGGCGGTGCCCACAACTTCGAGATCGACCGGCAGCTCGCCGAGCAGATCGCCAGCATGACGCCGAACCTGGCGGGCACGATGCGCGCGGGCCGGGAGTTCCTCCGCCGCGCCGTACGCGTGCTGCTGGACGCCGGTATCGACCAGTTCCTCGACATCGGCTCCGGCATCCCGACCGTCGGCAACGTGCACGAGGTGGCCCAGTCCACGAACCCGAAGGCCCGGGTGGTGTACGTGGACATCGACCCGGTGGCCGTGGCGCACAGCCGGGAGCTGCTGGTCGGCAACGACCTGACCGGGGTGGTCCACGCCGACCTGCGGGAGCCGGAGCGCATCCTCGCCGAGTCCCGCGAGTCCGGCCTGCTCGACTTCAACCGGCCGCTCGGCATCCTGCTCGCCGGGGTGGTGCACTTCATCCCGGACGCCGACCGGCCGGGCGACATCCTGGCCACGCTGCGGGCCGCCGCCGCACCGGGCAGCCACCTCGTGATCTCCCACTCCACGTACGAGGACCAGCCGCAGGAGATGCTCGACGCCCAGCGGCTGTCGGCGCGGACCGACACCGAGATCACGCTGCGCTCCCGCGCCGAGATCACCGGCTTCTTCGGGGACTGGACGATCCTCGAGCCGGGCGTCGTCCACATGCCGCTGTGGCGGCCCGACTCGCCGTCCGACGTGGACGACAAGCCGGAGCAGTTCGGCGCGTTCGGCGGTGTGGCCCGGTACGACCGGCCCGCCGGCTGA
- the pcaF gene encoding 3-oxoadipyl-CoA thiolase yields the protein MTVAYLVAGVRTPIGRYAGALAGVRPDDLAAHVIRELVARHPSVDWARTDDVVLGCANQAGEDNRNVARMAALLGGLPEEVPGSTVNRLCGSGLDALASAARSIVAGDADLVVAGGVESMSRAPFVLPKAETAFARTAEVYDTTIGWRLVNPLMKRGWGIDSMPETAENVAAEYGVDRAAQDGFAYRSQQRAAKAQADGRFAEEIVPVTAPAGRRETKLVEVDEHPRETSLEKLAALPTPFREGGTVTAGNSSGVNDGAVALLVASEAAVARYGLTPLARVAGAAAAGVPPRIMGVGPVPATRKLLDRRGLALGDVDVVELNEAFAAQAVAVLRELGLPEDAEHVNPNGGAIALGHPLGASGARLALTAALELRRRGGRRALATMCVGVGQGISLLLEAAG from the coding sequence ATGACCGTGGCATACCTGGTGGCCGGTGTCCGCACCCCGATCGGCCGGTACGCCGGCGCGCTCGCCGGCGTCCGCCCCGACGACCTGGCCGCACACGTGATCCGCGAGCTGGTCGCCCGCCACCCGTCGGTGGACTGGGCCCGCACCGACGACGTCGTCCTCGGATGCGCGAACCAGGCCGGCGAGGACAACCGCAACGTCGCGCGGATGGCGGCGCTGCTTGGCGGCCTGCCCGAGGAGGTGCCCGGCAGCACCGTCAACCGGCTCTGCGGCTCCGGCCTGGACGCCCTCGCGTCCGCCGCCCGCTCGATCGTCGCCGGCGACGCCGACCTCGTGGTGGCGGGTGGCGTGGAGAGCATGAGCCGGGCGCCGTTCGTGCTGCCCAAGGCGGAGACCGCGTTCGCCCGCACCGCCGAGGTGTACGACACCACCATCGGCTGGCGGCTGGTCAACCCGCTGATGAAGCGGGGCTGGGGCATCGACTCGATGCCGGAGACGGCGGAGAACGTGGCCGCCGAGTACGGCGTCGACCGTGCCGCCCAGGACGGGTTCGCGTACCGGTCCCAGCAGCGGGCCGCGAAGGCGCAGGCCGACGGCCGGTTCGCCGAGGAGATCGTGCCGGTCACCGCCCCCGCCGGCCGGCGGGAGACGAAGCTGGTCGAGGTCGACGAGCACCCTCGGGAGACGTCGCTGGAGAAGCTCGCGGCGCTGCCCACGCCGTTCCGCGAGGGCGGCACGGTGACCGCCGGCAACTCCTCGGGCGTCAACGACGGCGCGGTGGCGCTGCTGGTCGCGTCGGAGGCCGCGGTCGCCCGGTACGGGCTCACCCCGCTGGCCCGGGTTGCGGGCGCCGCCGCGGCCGGCGTACCCCCGCGGATCATGGGGGTGGGTCCGGTGCCGGCCACCCGTAAGCTGCTCGACCGGCGCGGCCTGGCGCTGGGCGACGTGGACGTGGTCGAGCTGAACGAGGCGTTCGCCGCGCAGGCGGTGGCCGTGCTGCGCGAGCTGGGCCTGCCCGAGGACGCCGAGCACGTCAACCCGAACGGCGGCGCGATCGCGCTCGGGCACCCGCTCGGCGCGAGTGGCGCCCGGCTGGCCCTGACCGCCGCGTTGGAGCTGCGTCGCCGCGGCGGCCGGCGCGCGCTGGCCACGATGTGCGTCGGCGTGGGCCAGGGCATCTCGCTGTTGCTGGAGGCCGCCGGCTGA
- a CDS encoding glutathione S-transferase family protein, whose amino-acid sequence MARAQFSAETSRGGEFVRQPNRFTGRVTPHSTSAPGGGPDDQDRWPVEPGRYRLIWCRACPWAHRARIVRSLLGLDDVISLGTVDPIRDERGWRFTLDPDAFDPVLGIGYLSEAYLATDPDYTGRVTVPALVDTLTGRVVTNDYPQLTLDFSTEWRRFHKPGAPDLYPVELRPEMDALMAEIHRDVNNGVYRCGFATSQSAYDEAFRALFARLDALSERLADRRYLMGDSITEADVRLFTTLVRFDVAYHGHFKCNRQKLTEMPVLWAYARDLFQTPGFGETVDFDHIKRHYYATHKMINPTGIVPLGPDLAGWTTPHGRG is encoded by the coding sequence ATGGCCCGGGCCCAGTTCAGCGCAGAGACCAGTCGCGGTGGCGAGTTCGTACGCCAGCCCAACCGGTTCACCGGTCGGGTCACCCCGCATTCCACCTCGGCGCCGGGTGGTGGACCGGACGACCAGGACCGCTGGCCGGTGGAGCCGGGCCGCTACCGGCTGATCTGGTGCCGCGCCTGTCCCTGGGCGCACCGGGCCCGGATCGTCCGCAGCCTGCTCGGGCTGGACGACGTGATCTCCCTCGGCACCGTGGACCCGATCCGGGACGAGCGGGGTTGGCGGTTCACCCTCGACCCGGACGCGTTCGACCCGGTGCTCGGGATCGGCTACCTCTCCGAGGCGTACCTGGCGACCGACCCCGACTACACCGGCCGGGTCACCGTTCCGGCGCTGGTCGACACACTCACCGGTCGGGTGGTCACCAACGACTACCCGCAGCTCACGCTCGACTTCTCCACCGAGTGGCGACGTTTCCACAAGCCGGGGGCGCCGGACCTGTACCCGGTGGAGCTGCGCCCGGAGATGGACGCGCTGATGGCGGAGATCCACCGGGACGTCAACAACGGCGTCTACCGGTGCGGGTTCGCCACCTCCCAGTCGGCGTACGACGAGGCGTTCCGGGCGCTCTTCGCCCGGCTGGACGCGCTGTCGGAGCGGCTGGCCGACCGGCGCTACCTGATGGGCGACTCGATCACCGAGGCCGACGTCCGCCTGTTCACCACGCTGGTGCGCTTCGACGTGGCGTACCACGGGCACTTCAAGTGCAACCGGCAGAAGCTGACCGAGATGCCGGTGCTGTGGGCGTACGCCCGGGACCTGTTCCAGACGCCGGGCTTCGGCGAGACGGTGGACTTCGACCACATCAAGCGGCACTACTACGCCACCCACAAGATGATCAACCCCACCGGGATCGTGCCGCTGGGTCCGGACCTCGCCGGCTGGACGACGCCCCACGGACGTGGCTGA
- a CDS encoding DUF998 domain-containing protein, with protein MADRRRGTATARRPPAGSAAVGTRRAAAAAVAAGSTVAGVAAVTVAVVAGPGPGLTGYVSEAGVAGSAYAPAYRIGVFALATALLLLAAALPAALRPAAALLAAGGLCTLLSGAVTCSAGCPLPPFERATVADLVHGGASIAATAAVVFAMLAVVFAMLAVLLSPAAHRPLRRIAGVGVALALPLSGAIGLAMLTVGRSGLVGVLERLLLAVAAGWGLATAAALGAARR; from the coding sequence GTGGCTGACCGGCGCCGGGGCACCGCGACCGCCCGCCGGCCCCCGGCCGGGTCCGCCGCCGTGGGCACTCGCCGGGCGGCTGCCGCGGCGGTCGCGGCCGGCAGCACCGTCGCCGGGGTCGCCGCGGTGACCGTCGCCGTGGTCGCCGGTCCCGGCCCCGGTCTGACCGGGTACGTCAGCGAGGCCGGCGTGGCCGGCAGCGCGTACGCCCCGGCGTACCGGATCGGGGTCTTCGCCCTCGCCACGGCGTTGCTGCTGCTCGCGGCGGCGCTTCCGGCGGCGCTGCGGCCGGCGGCGGCGCTGCTCGCCGCCGGTGGTCTCTGCACCCTGCTCTCCGGCGCGGTCACGTGCAGCGCCGGCTGCCCGTTGCCGCCGTTCGAGCGGGCCACGGTGGCCGACCTGGTGCACGGCGGGGCCAGCATCGCCGCGACGGCGGCGGTGGTGTTCGCGATGCTGGCGGTGGTGTTCGCGATGCTGGCGGTGCTGCTCTCCCCCGCCGCGCACCGGCCGCTGCGCCGGATCGCCGGCGTGGGCGTCGCCCTGGCGCTGCCGCTGTCCGGGGCGATCGGCCTGGCGATGCTGACGGTCGGCCGGAGCGGCCTGGTCGGGGTGCTGGAGCGGCTGCTGCTGGCGGTGGCCGCCGGCTGGGGTCTGGCCACCGCCGCCGCGCTCGGCGCGGCCCGGCGGTGA
- a CDS encoding dicarboxylate/amino acid:cation symporter: MRRVPFSMQILLGLVLGVALGFLARANDLTWLASTLDTVGGLFVQLLKLAVPPLVFTAIVVSVVSLRGVTNAARLALKTLLWFGVTALVAVGVGIGLGVLTDPGRGVTLDTAAATAPKKTGSWTDFLTGIVPTNPVGAFVEGNVLQIVFLALVVGAAALLVGPAAEPFVALNRALLEIVQKALWWVIRLAPIGTLGLIGNAVASYGWDLLAPLARFTTAVYVGCAIVLFVVYPLLLLGAGRLNPLRFFAGAWPAIELAFVSRSSVGTMPVTQRSVERLGVPREYASFAVPFGATTKMDGCAAIYPALAAIFVAQVFGVDLGVTDYLLIAFVSVVGSAATAGLTGAIVMLTLTLSTLGLPLAGAGLLLAIDPILDMIRTATNVAGQALVPTIVAAREGTLDRTAYDSAGRRAAVEREPRPARDEDLAPVPA, encoded by the coding sequence GTGCGCAGAGTTCCCTTTTCCATGCAGATCCTGCTCGGGCTCGTTCTCGGCGTGGCGCTCGGCTTCCTGGCCCGCGCCAACGACCTGACCTGGCTCGCCAGCACCCTCGACACCGTCGGCGGCCTGTTCGTCCAGCTGCTCAAGCTGGCCGTGCCGCCGCTGGTCTTCACCGCGATCGTGGTCAGCGTGGTCAGCTTGCGGGGCGTGACGAACGCCGCCCGGCTGGCGCTGAAGACCCTGCTCTGGTTCGGCGTGACCGCGCTGGTCGCGGTGGGCGTCGGCATCGGCCTCGGCGTCCTCACCGACCCCGGCCGCGGCGTCACCCTGGACACCGCCGCCGCCACCGCCCCGAAGAAGACCGGCTCGTGGACCGACTTCCTCACCGGCATCGTGCCGACCAACCCGGTCGGCGCGTTCGTCGAGGGCAACGTGCTCCAGATCGTCTTCCTCGCCCTCGTCGTCGGCGCCGCCGCACTGCTCGTCGGCCCGGCCGCCGAGCCGTTCGTCGCGCTCAACCGCGCGCTGCTGGAGATCGTCCAGAAGGCGCTGTGGTGGGTGATCCGGCTCGCCCCGATCGGCACCCTGGGCCTGATCGGCAACGCCGTCGCCTCGTACGGCTGGGACCTGCTGGCCCCGCTCGCGCGCTTCACCACCGCCGTGTACGTGGGCTGCGCGATCGTGCTGTTCGTCGTCTACCCGCTGCTGCTTCTCGGCGCCGGCCGGCTCAACCCGCTGCGCTTCTTCGCCGGCGCCTGGCCGGCGATCGAGCTGGCGTTCGTCTCCCGCTCCTCGGTGGGCACCATGCCGGTGACCCAGCGCTCGGTCGAGCGCCTCGGCGTCCCCCGCGAGTACGCCTCCTTCGCGGTGCCCTTCGGGGCCACCACGAAGATGGACGGCTGCGCGGCGATCTACCCGGCCCTGGCCGCGATCTTCGTGGCACAGGTCTTCGGGGTGGACCTGGGCGTCACCGACTACCTGCTGATCGCATTCGTCTCCGTGGTCGGCTCGGCGGCGACCGCCGGCCTGACCGGTGCGATCGTCATGCTGACCCTGACCCTGAGCACGCTCGGCCTGCCGCTGGCCGGCGCGGGCCTGCTACTGGCCATCGACCCGATCCTCGACATGATCCGGACCGCCACCAACGTGGCCGGTCAGGCGCTCGTGCCGACGATCGTCGCCGCCCGGGAGGGCAC